In Thermoleophilia bacterium, the DNA window GCACCTCCCGGGGATCGCGCCACGGCCGCGATGGCCGCCGACGTACTGGAGGCCCTTCAGCACGCGCACGAACGGGGAGTGGTGCACCGCGATATCAAGCCGGCCAACATCTTGGTGGGGCGCGATGGCCATGCTCGCGTCGCCGACCTCGGTGTGGCCCGGCTGTCGGGCGAGAGCGGAATGACCCAGACCGGTGGCGTGGTGGGCACCATGGCCTACATGGCGCCCGAGCAGGCCACGGGCGAGGCCGTGACTGGTGCGTCCGACGTATGGGCTGCCACTCTGGTGCTCTACGAGGGCCTGACCGGCAGGAATCCCATACTCGGTGCCGGTCCGGCCGATACGGCCCGGCGCGCCGCACTGGGTGAGGTTCCTCCCATTCGTCAGCTGCGTCCCGACCTGCCGGATCGCCTGACGCGCGCCATTGATGCAGGATTGTCTCCCCGGCCTGAGTCCCGCCCCCGGGCCGACGAACTCGCCCGCGTTATCCGCGAGTCGGCGCACGACCTCCCGGAGGGACGCGGGCGCCGTGCAATGGCTCTGCTTTCGGGGCCTCTGCCGCCGATTCTCACGGGGGTGGGGGTCGGTCTGCTCGGTGGCCTCATCGGCGCGCAGGGGATGGGCGCGGGCACCTTCGGCGCCGTCGGGATCGGCCTCGTTGCCGGTGGAATTGGGATGTGGCGCGCGCCCGTGGCTGCGCTGGCCCTCGTGCTGCTCGCCGCCGCCGCCATGGCCACGAGTGCACCGGCGCTCACCGGTGTCGCTGTCGCCGTCGCGCTCGTTCTCGTCATGACCGGAGGACGGTACGGACGCCTCATCCTGCTGCCGATCCTTGCCCCGGTGCTCGCGATGCTGGGTCTGTTGCCCGTCTATGCCCTCATGGCCGGATCGGTACGGACCATCCGAGGCCGCATCTGGACAATCCTGGCGGGGATGGTCTCGCTCCTCATGTGGCAGATCATCGCCGGGACATCCCACTTCGTGTTCACCGGCTGGGAGGTTGCCTCGGCCTGGGACGTGCTTGAGGGCGTGCCGTCACCGATCACGGCGGGGGAGGTCCTGATCGCGCCAATTCAGGCCCATCCGGCTGCCATTACGGGGTGCGTCATCGTGGCCGTGGGGGCGTTCGTGTGGCCGTTGGTCATGCGACGCACCGGGACCACGCGTGTTGCCGGGTCCATCCTGTGGGCTGCGGGCATCACCATTGCGGTCGGAATGTTGGGCGGGGGAGACCTTGACGCTGTCGGTGCCGTCATCCCCTCGGCTATCCTCGCCATCGCATGGGCCACCCGGCCTTGGCGTGCGCTCCTGCGCGGCGACCCCGGGCGAGGCACCTCTCTCAGCAGGACGATTGGATGATGGCACTTCGTAACATCGAGCAGAAGATCGAGGAAATGGTCGAAAAGACTTTCGGCCGGATGTTTCGTAGCACGCTTCAGCCCGTGGAACTCGCGCGGCGCCTTGCCCGTGAGATGGAGGATCACAAGACGGTGTCGGTGTCGCGCGTCTATGTGCCAAACCAGTACACGGTGTATCTCTCTTCCCCTGATCGCCGCCAGTTCTCGAGTTACGAGTCCGCGCTCGTCACCGAACTCGCCTCCTACCTCGAGGCGCACGCACGCAGTGAGGGCTTGTCGCTGCTCTCGATGCCCCGCATCCGCTTGGAGACCGACTCGGACCTGCGTCCGGGCGAGTTCGGCATCGCGTGTCGCATGGTGGACCCGGGGAGGCCCGGCACCATGGCCGCCGCCGCCGACGAGACCCCGCCGTCCGAACACGAGGTTCCCATCGCGCCGTTGCCCAACGAGGCACTCGAGGCGGTGAGCGGTACCCAGGTGCTGTCGCCCGAGCAGGCGCGTGCCGCCGGGCTGGTGCGCGAACAAATGACCCTCTACGTGGGTGGTCAACTGTTCCGCGTGTCGCAGAAGGTCACCACCCTCGGTCGCAGCCGGGACTGCGACATCGTGGTGCCCGACTCCAACGTGAGTCGCGTGCATGCCGAGATACGCCACGAGGAGTTTGAGTACGTGCTGGTGGATCTCGGGTCCACCAACGGCGTCGAGGTGAACGGCCGTCGCGTGTTGCGCCATGTCCTGCGCGACGGCGACCGGGTGAGTCTGGGCGGTGCCGACGTGGTGGTGGAGCGTCGATGACGCGCACCTCCGGACTCAGGCCGTAAGGGTAACCGGGAGTACGCGGTGACCGAGACGGGGCTCATCATCGGGCAGGCCGTCTTCCTCCTGCTCCTCTACTTGTTCATCGCCTTCGTGGTACGCGCATCCACGCGCGCCCTGAAGTCGGCCGAACTCGAGATCACCCCGCCCCGGCAGCCGGAGCCCGAGCCGTCGCGTCGATCGGGCATGGCGGCATCGCGCACCGAGGTGGTGGGCACGCCCGGGGTCCTCGCGGCGGCAGTTGTCGGTACCGGTGCCGCGAGCAGGGCGGGCACCGCACCCCCGCTGTCGGAGGCCGCGCGTCCCGAGGTGGTACGCGCCGCCGCCACGGCCGATCCGCATCTGGTGGTGACGCGCTCGTCGAGCCTCCCCGTGGACGCCGTCTACGACGTCGCGGGCGGGGTGACCATCGGACGTTCGCGAACGAGCCGGATCCCGGTCACCGACCAGTTCATTTCACACACCCACGCCCGAGTGTTCCGACGGGGTCACTTCTGGTTCGTGGAGGACCTCGGGTCGCTCAACGGCACGTTCGTGAACGGGCGCCGTATTTCCGGCGAGCAGCAGTTGCACCTGCGCGATGAGATCCGCGCGGGTGAGACCGTCCTTCGGTGGGAGGAGTGACGATCCGTACGGACCTCGCGCTGGTCGAGATCGCGTCCGCATCTGACGTCGGACGGGTACGCACCGACAACCAGGACCTCGACTTGCTGGCACCGCCCCTGTTCGCCGTGGCCGACGGCATGGGCGGCCACCGGGGTGGAGCCACGGCGGCGCGGCTCGCCGTCGACGCACTACGGGCGGTGGGGGGAGCAGCGGCGCCGGAGGACTTGCTGGTGGCACTGCGGGACGCCAATCGCGATATCGCCCACGCGGCCGACGATGACCCCGAGCTGGCCGGTATGGGGACCACCGTCACGGCCGGCTTGCTGGACGGCGGCATCCTGTATCTCGTTCACGTCGGCGACTCCCGCGCATATCTCATTCGCGATCGACGGATCGTCCAGGTGACGGCCGACCACTCGGTGGTGGCCGAGATGGTGCGGCACGGCACGCTGGCACCCGCGGATGCCGAGAGCCATCCGGCCCGGCACATGATCACTCGTGCCCTCGGTGTGGATTCCGATCTCCAGATCGACGCCCTCCGCGTGGACCTCACGCCGGGAGACGTCGTGCTGCTGTGTACCGATGGGCTCTCCGGCCCCGTGGCTGACGACGAAATCCTTGCGGTGGTGGACGGCACGACCACTCTGGCGGCGGCCGCCTCGGGCCTGGTGGATCGCGCCAACGCGGCCGGTGGCCCGGACAACGTGACCGTGGTGCTCGCCCGCGTGGGTGCTGCCACGTCTGCGGCGACGACCGCGGCATGACCTCGCGCCTCGCCTGGGTCGAGTTGGCGCGGGCCACGGATGTGGGACGTGTTCGCGGCCACAACGAGGACCGCCATCTCGTGCGCCCTCGGGTCATCGCGGTTGCCGACGGCATGGGGGGTGCGCAGGCCGGTGAGGTCGCTGCGGGAATGGCCATTCGAGCGCTCGACGGCCTGTCCGATCACCCGCGCCCGGCCGATCTACGGCGGGCGGTGGACCGCGCGAACACCGAAATCCGTACGGCGGCGGTGGGCAGTGCCGGCCGCGCCGGTATGGGTACCACGGTGACGGCGTGCCTGCTGGGCGATGACGGTCGCCTGTACGTGGTGCACGTGGGTGACTCGCGGGCCTACCTCATGCGTGACGGTGCGCTGCGGCGGCTGACCGACGATCACTCCGTGGTGGCCGAACTCGTGCGTGGAGGAGTGCTGACCGAGGAGCAGGCCGATCGACACCCCCAGCGGAACGTCATCACCCGGGCGCTCGGGGCATCGGACCGGGTCTCGTCCGACGCGTTCTACGTGGGCGTGGCGCCGGGTGACGTGATCCTGCTCTGCACCGACGGAGTCTCGGCCTCCATCGGCGATGCGGGCATCGCCGCCGCCGTGGGACCCAGCGGGAGCCTGGCGGATGCGGCCCATGCCCTCGTGGCCGCCGCCGATGCCTCCGGCGGTGAGGACAATGCGACGGTGGTGCTGGTGCGCGTGGGCACGGGCGAGGCCGCTGCCATGCCGGAGCCCGTCGTGTACGTCCCGCCGGTGCCGCGCGTGGCGACGCTGCCCCGTTCGATGGTGGAGCCAGGTCGCCGCACTCAGCGCGCCCCCGAGCCCGAGCGGGTTCTTGAGCGCGTGGCCACGGGGACCTCACGCATCCTCATCACCGGCGCCGCGGTCCTCGTACTCGTGGGCCTGCTTATCGGTGGCGTGGCGTGGGCCGCGTCCCGATCGCATGTGGTCCAGGCCGATGACGATGGGCAGGTGCGCCTGTACGACGGGTTGCCCTATTCGCCCCTCGGTATCTCCCTCATGGACGATGGGCGGAACCTCGGTGTGTCGGCACGTGAGGTCGGGGCGGATGATCCCTCCGCACTGGAGCAGGGGATCCAGGGCGAGGGCGAGGCAACCGCCCTCGCTGCGCGCGTGGTCTGGTACTACGGACTGCCCCAGAAGTGGACGGTGCCCGAGGGATCGTCGTCGTCCGCGCGGGCGCGTGGCCGCCGATGAGCCTGCGTGCGCGTGAGATCGGGTTCCTCATCCCGGCTCTCATTCTGGGGCTCGTGGGCCTTGCGGCCGGTGCCTCGGCGAGGACCGACACTCTGCAGGCGGGGCCATGGCAGACCGGGCTCGGGGTGGCCCTGGTCTTCATGGTGATGCACACCGTGCTGCGTCTGCGCGCCCCGCTGTCGGACCCCTATCTGATGCCGATCTGTGCTGCGCTTACTGGTATCGGGCTCGCGATGCTCTACCGCATCGATCCCGGGCTCGCGGGCGATCAGGCCATCTGGGTGACGCTCGGCGGAATCGTGTTCTGCGCGGTCATCGTCTTTCTTCCCGATCACCGGGTGTTGGAGCGCTACCGGTACGTGATCGGTCTCACGGCGGTGGCCCTGCTGCTGGTCACCATGGTGATCGGTACCGAGGTGAACGGGTCGCGTCTCTGGATCGAGATCGGTGGCGGACAGCGAGTTCAGTTGGGTGAGGTGGCGAAAGTGCTCATGGTCATCTTCCTGGCCGGGTACCTGCGCGAGAAACGCGAGGTGCTGGCCATCCCCACCGAGCGCCGCTTTGGGATGGACCTGCCGGCCACGCGCCACCTCGCCCCGATCATGGTGTTCTGGGGCGCCGCGTTGCTCGCCGTCGTTTTCTTGAACGACTTCGGAACGGCGCTGCTGTTTTTTGGCGTATTCCTCGCCATGCTCTACTTGGCCACCGCGCGCACGCTGTACGTGGGGCTCGGACTCGGGTTCTTCGCGGCGGGATCACTGGCCATCTGGGCCGCTGTACCCCGCATCGGGGCCCGAATCGACTCCTGGCTCCACCCCTTTAGCGACCCGCAGGGGACCGGCTACCAGATGGTGCAATCCCTCTACGCGCTGGCCGATGGCGGGGTGGTGGGTCCCGGCTTCGGCCGTGCCCTTCTGATGACAGGGGGTACCTCGCGTATTCCCGCGCTCGAGACCGACTTCATCTTCAGCGCGGTGGCCAATGATCTCGGCTACGTGGGCGCCATCGGGGTCATGCTTCTCTACGTCCTGCTCATGGCACGGGGGTTCGCCATCGCCACTGCTGCCCGTGACGGCTTTTCCAAGTTGCTCGCGGGCGGCCTCACGGCAGTGGTGGGCCTGCAAGCGTTCATCATCATCGGTGGGGTGGTTCGCCTCGTCCCACTCACGGGAGTGACGCTGCCCTTCATGTCGTACGGCGGTTCGAGCGTGGTGGTCAACTTCGCCATCGCGGCCTTGCTCTTGACGATCAGCCACCGGTCCCGCCAGGGACTTGTGGAGGTTGTGCGAGGGCTTCCCGGCCCGTGAACCGGTCGATCAGGACTCTCTACCTCTCCCTCGCCTGCGGATTCGCCGGGATCATTGTGGCGCTCGGTTACTGGCAGGTGATCGCCGCGCCCGGCTTGGACGAGCGCGCCGACAATCCGTACCACTATGAGATGCAGCGCCTCGTGAATCGCGGACGGATCGTGTCGGCCGACAAGGTGGTGTTGGCCGAGAGCGTGGCGTACACCGAGAGGGGTCAGAGGTACTACCGGCGCTACTACCCGCAGGGATCGCTTGCCGCGCAGGTGGTGGGCTACGCCACGGCGCGGGAGGGCGCCACGGGCCTCGAGCAGTTCTACAACCGCTACCTCGCCGGGAGCTATGGCACCGGGGCCATTTTGGACCGGATGCGTGAGGACCAGAAGCAGGGCGCCGACATCCGGCTGACTCTCGATACCCGGGTGCAGAAAGCGGCGGAGACCCTTCTGGCCGGCCGACGCGGCGCGGTGGTGGCCCTCGATCCATCGACCGGCAAGGTGCTCGCGATAGCATCGAACCCGACGTTCGACCTCAACCAGGTGTCCACCGACTTTGCCTCGATCCGAATGACCACGGGGGCACCCCTCCTTAATCGCGGTGTCGGCGGTCTCTACCCGCCCGGTTCGACCTTCAAGGTGGTCACAGCGACCGCCGCGCTCACCAGCGGCAAGTGGACTCCCTCCTCGGTGTTCGATGACAAGGGTGTATATGTGGTGGATGGGAAGTCGATCTACAACGCGGGCAAGTTCAAGTTCGGCATCCACAACCTCACGGACGCGCTCACGTTGTCCATCAACACCACATTCGCCAAGGTTGGTGATCAGCTTGGCGGGCCGAAGCTCGGGGGCGAGATGACCCGCTTCGGATTCGCCCGTCCCATTGAGATCGACCTGCCGCATGGTGAGGTCGCGGTCTCGGGCCGGTACCGTAGGGGGACACTGCTTCCCAACGACCAGCGCGACGAGGACTCATCCCGAATCGCGATCGGACAGGAGAACCTTCAGGTGACGCCTCTTCAGATGGCGATGGTGGCGGGCGCGATCGCCAATGGTGGTCGTATGCAGCGCCCGTACCTGATGCGCCGCGTGATCACCCGTGACGGCATCGTGGTGCACCAGCAGCGGCCGGAGGAGCTCGGTTCGGTGGCGAGTGCGTACATCGCGTCGCAGGTGGGCCGGATGATGCGGAACGTGGTGTCCGGGGGAACGGGTACCAGGGCGGGTCTCGTCGGCCTCTCCGTGGCGGGGAAGACCGGTACCGCGGAGACCGGCGACCCCAAGCGCAATCAGGCGTGGTTCATCGGCTATGCGCCGGTGGAGCACCCCAAGGTGGCGGTCGCCGTCGTGATCGAAGACACATCGGGCAGCGGTGGTACCCACGCCGCACCCGTCGCGGGTGGGGTCATGCGCACCGCGCTCTCAATCCGCCCCGTCCCGGGAGAGCCCGCACCGTGACCATCCAGCCAGGAACAGAGCTCGGTGGTCGTTACGAACTCGGTCACCAGATCGGCAGTGGCGGTATGGCGACGGTGTACCTCGCGTACGACACCGTCCTCGATCGCGAGGTGGCCGTCAAGGTGCTGGCCGAG includes these proteins:
- a CDS encoding serine/threonine protein kinase, which codes for MHTTESRPSAHPRHEPVRVLGRYDLQEVIGRGATSRVHRALDRATGRAVAVKVIPVHLGLEKRVAAEIRAAARLEHRSVVRMLDWGEDADSLYLVSELVDGSSLESVYAEAPPGDRATAAMAADVLEALQHAHERGVVHRDIKPANILVGRDGHARVADLGVARLSGESGMTQTGGVVGTMAYMAPEQATGEAVTGASDVWAATLVLYEGLTGRNPILGAGPADTARRAALGEVPPIRQLRPDLPDRLTRAIDAGLSPRPESRPRADELARVIRESAHDLPEGRGRRAMALLSGPLPPILTGVGVGLLGGLIGAQGMGAGTFGAVGIGLVAGGIGMWRAPVAALALVLLAAAAMATSAPALTGVAVAVALVLVMTGGRYGRLILLPILAPVLAMLGLLPVYALMAGSVRTIRGRIWTILAGMVSLLMWQIIAGTSHFVFTGWEVASAWDVLEGVPSPITAGEVLIAPIQAHPAAITGCVIVAVGAFVWPLVMRRTGTTRVAGSILWAAGITIAVGMLGGGDLDAVGAVIPSAILAIAWATRPWRALLRGDPGRGTSLSRTIG
- a CDS encoding DUF2662 domain-containing protein, producing MGHPALACAPARRPRARHLSQQDDWMMALRNIEQKIEEMVEKTFGRMFRSTLQPVELARRLAREMEDHKTVSVSRVYVPNQYTVYLSSPDRRQFSSYESALVTELASYLEAHARSEGLSLLSMPRIRLETDSDLRPGEFGIACRMVDPGRPGTMAAAADETPPSEHEVPIAPLPNEALEAVSGTQVLSPEQARAAGLVREQMTLYVGGQLFRVSQKVTTLGRSRDCDIVVPDSNVSRVHAEIRHEEFEYVLVDLGSTNGVEVNGRRVLRHVLRDGDRVSLGGADVVVERR
- a CDS encoding FHA domain-containing protein, producing MTETGLIIGQAVFLLLLYLFIAFVVRASTRALKSAELEITPPRQPEPEPSRRSGMAASRTEVVGTPGVLAAAVVGTGAASRAGTAPPLSEAARPEVVRAAATADPHLVVTRSSSLPVDAVYDVAGGVTIGRSRTSRIPVTDQFISHTHARVFRRGHFWFVEDLGSLNGTFVNGRRISGEQQLHLRDEIRAGETVLRWEE
- a CDS encoding Stp1/IreP family PP2C-type Ser/Thr phosphatase is translated as MGGVTIRTDLALVEIASASDVGRVRTDNQDLDLLAPPLFAVADGMGGHRGGATAARLAVDALRAVGGAAAPEDLLVALRDANRDIAHAADDDPELAGMGTTVTAGLLDGGILYLVHVGDSRAYLIRDRRIVQVTADHSVVAEMVRHGTLAPADAESHPARHMITRALGVDSDLQIDALRVDLTPGDVVLLCTDGLSGPVADDEILAVVDGTTTLAAAASGLVDRANAAGGPDNVTVVLARVGAATSAATTAA
- a CDS encoding serine/threonine-protein phosphatase, with protein sequence MTSRLAWVELARATDVGRVRGHNEDRHLVRPRVIAVADGMGGAQAGEVAAGMAIRALDGLSDHPRPADLRRAVDRANTEIRTAAVGSAGRAGMGTTVTACLLGDDGRLYVVHVGDSRAYLMRDGALRRLTDDHSVVAELVRGGVLTEEQADRHPQRNVITRALGASDRVSSDAFYVGVAPGDVILLCTDGVSASIGDAGIAAAVGPSGSLADAAHALVAAADASGGEDNATVVLVRVGTGEAAAMPEPVVYVPPVPRVATLPRSMVEPGRRTQRAPEPERVLERVATGTSRILITGAAVLVLVGLLIGGVAWAASRSHVVQADDDGQVRLYDGLPYSPLGISLMDDGRNLGVSAREVGADDPSALEQGIQGEGEATALAARVVWYYGLPQKWTVPEGSSSSARARGRR
- a CDS encoding FtsW/RodA/SpoVE family cell cycle protein, giving the protein MSLRAREIGFLIPALILGLVGLAAGASARTDTLQAGPWQTGLGVALVFMVMHTVLRLRAPLSDPYLMPICAALTGIGLAMLYRIDPGLAGDQAIWVTLGGIVFCAVIVFLPDHRVLERYRYVIGLTAVALLLVTMVIGTEVNGSRLWIEIGGGQRVQLGEVAKVLMVIFLAGYLREKREVLAIPTERRFGMDLPATRHLAPIMVFWGAALLAVVFLNDFGTALLFFGVFLAMLYLATARTLYVGLGLGFFAAGSLAIWAAVPRIGARIDSWLHPFSDPQGTGYQMVQSLYALADGGVVGPGFGRALLMTGGTSRIPALETDFIFSAVANDLGYVGAIGVMLLYVLLMARGFAIATAARDGFSKLLAGGLTAVVGLQAFIIIGGVVRLVPLTGVTLPFMSYGGSSVVVNFAIAALLLTISHRSRQGLVEVVRGLPGP